One Rosa chinensis cultivar Old Blush chromosome 5, RchiOBHm-V2, whole genome shotgun sequence genomic region harbors:
- the LOC112163758 gene encoding uncharacterized protein LOC112163758, translated as MIAATTATNTQKFEVFTVLTASYEEIYDQCKDQIPPPPPRKYPRVGKPRNTGKWCKHHEDSGHNTNDCNALKTAIESLSRDGRLEQYKVRQPPPVVTNVEPVRRINTIEGGAFIGSLSHKARKRYKRANHPKEVFNIRYDRSVKMAKAGWGPITFSEEEERGIHSPHDDPFLIDAVLDRSSVGRILVDSGSAVNVIFNGCYKQLQRNNKLLQDHEPLLSFSGDVTQPLGSDYMRLSVGTIPCTA; from the coding sequence ATGATTGCCGCGACAACCGCCACAAATACTCAAAAATTTGAGGTCTTTACTGTCTTAACGGCgtcatatgaagaaatatatgacCAGTGCAAAGATCAAataccaccaccacccccaagaaaataccccagAGTAGGAAAACCTagaaacaccggcaagtggtgcaaacaCCATGAGGATAgtggtcacaacaccaacgactgcaacgccctcaaaacagcaATTGAGTCGTTATCCCGTGACGGAAGGCTGGAGCAGTACAAAGTACGACAACCACCTCCGGTTGTCACCAACGTCGAACCAGTGCGGCGGATCAACACAATTGAGGGCGGTGCTTTTATCGGCAGTCTATCACACAAAGCCAGAAAGCGTTATAAGCGCGCTAACCACCCAAAAGAGGTATTTAATATCCGCTATGACCGGTCAGTCAAAATGGCCAAAGCAGGTTGGGGACCAATCACTTTTtccgaggaggaggagcgaggtATTCATTCACCTCATGATGATCCATTTCTGATAGATGCCGTCCTCGACAGATCGTCTGTAGGAAGGAtattggtggatagcgggtccgctgtcaatgtcatattcaatgGTTGTTACAAACAACTACAGCGCAACAACAAACTTCTGCAAGACCACGAGCCGCTGCTCAGTTTCTCCGGCGACGTAACCCAACCTCTAGGGTCGGATTATATGCGTTTATCGGTCGGGACAATTCCCTGCACGGCATAA